The window ATTTACTTTATCAACCGCCCAGAGTGGCTCATTGTTGATCATGCTTGTTCTGCTTATTCTTATGTGTCGGTTCCTTTGTATGATACTCTTGGTAAGTATTCTGTTTATCTGTTTGCAAGCTTTTTTTAGAGATGTTCtaattatgttttctttttttctttcaataacTGCTCAAGGTCCTGATGCTGTACAATTTATTGTCAATCATGCAAATGTGCAAGCCATTTTTTGTGTGGCGGAGACGTTAAACTCCGTAAGTCCATCAATCTAATGCCTGAATTTCCCTTTTTAATTGTTGCCTGGATGATAGtgagataaaaataaaaccttAGTTAACTGATCGTTTTTCTGACGTCCTTTTACTCGCTTCCCTGGTTGGATTATCGCTGGAGCTTGCAGTTAATTAGCGGCTTGTCTGAGATGCCAAGTGTACGCCTCGTGGTGGTATGAAGAAACctcgtttatttttttttaattattgattACGCTCTTGAGTATTGTAATTACAGCTTTCAAATTAGTTTTATTCTCTCTGTTTTCTGAGACTTCTCATGTACCAAGTAGGTTGTTGGAGGGTTGAATGAATCTTTGCCTTCCCTTCCCGCATCAGCAGGAGTGAAAGTCGTCTCATATTCAGTGTTACTGAATCAGGTATACTCTTCTCTGCTATCTACTCTGGAAACTCTAATGCAATATCCGTGATTTGAAGATAAGTAGGATTAGGGACTTTCTATCAACTAAGTCTTTGTGAATTTTCAACAACTATATACACTGAACACTTAGTAGTCATACATGCACAAATCTACATCTATATCATTGTACTTTTACCTATAATTCGACTTTAATTTACATAAGGTCTACACCTACAGCTTTCCCATATATCTCATCATAGTGGTCCCATTTAGATATTATAGTCACTCTGTACCTTTCTTCGTGAAGCATAAGTTGTGGTACATGTTGGTTCACAGTTTTCTGACCACCTAAATTTGTTTCAGGGACGCAGTAAACCTCAGCCGTTCGTACCACCAAAACCAGATGATGTTGCAACCATATGCTATACAAGCGGAACAACTGGGACCCCCAAGGTTTTGTTTACTTGAAATTTTATTGATCTTCAAATCTGGGACAATAATGTTCCTTATTTCATATTTACACATTCTAGAGCATCTAAATTACTGTTTATGTTATTATGCATGCCTCATTCCTCCCTGGCCTGCTCTTCTTCTGGATGAAAAGGGAGTCGTATTGACTCATGCAAACTTGATTTCAAATGTTGCTGGATCCAGTTTTAGTGTGAAGTTTTTCTCTTCAGATATGTAAGTACACTCCTTCTTTTTACTAATAGACTAATAGCAAAAGATTTTAAACGTTCTCCCTTTTATATATGTACTGCATGTACCTCTATTCTTAAGTGGTCTTTTCTCAATTAAATACTTGTAACTAATCTGGTCGTACTCTCTTTTACTTTCCAGTTACATTTCATATCTCCCGCTGGCACACATTTACGAACGATCAAATCAAATCCTAACCGTGTACTTTGGAGTTGCTGTTGGTTTCTACCAAGGGGTTGGAAACTCAATCCTTTTAACCAATTATTTggcataaattttgttttaacgtgATGGCAAAAtgtctgaaaatataattttgattggACGAACCACCTGGAAAACTTTCTGCAGGACAATATGAAACTACTGGATGATTTGGCGGCTCTGAGACCTACTGTATTCAGCAGTGTTCCTCGATTATACAATAGAATATATGATGGGTAATAATGGCTTCAGTTTGTTGATATATGCTCTTGGCTGATTCACTAAATCAATGGTAAACTTGTTGTTGCTAGTATCAATAATGCTGTAAAATCCTCTGGCGGGCTGAAAGAGAGGCTCTTCAATGCTGCCTATAATGCAAAGAAGCAGGCTCTCCTAAATGGTAGGTCCTTTCATGCACATTAACTCTATTTGCAATGTGCGTCTGTGGCTTTGTGTTGTAATATCCGAGACAGCTCGGAATTTTGATGACTGTCGGGTTCTTAAAGTTGTTTGATTTGCTTTGTATTTCGTACTGTTGGTTCAGGAAAGAATGCTTCTGGAATATGGGACAGGCTGGtctttaataaaataaaggACAAACTTGGAGGCCGGGTTCGTTTTATGACGTCTGGGGCTTCACCTCTGTCTCCTGAAGTCATGGAATTTATGAAAATGTAAGTtggtttcttttaaaatattgtgTTCTGTCATACTATACAATAGACTTAACACTCTTTAGTCCCCAATGATCCCATCTCTATCTTTAACTTGTTTGACATTTGCTAGcgattctctttattttttttttaatttaattttgtaaactCTGCCCCAGATGCTTTGGAGCAAGGGTTTTAGAGGGATATGGGATGACTGAAACAGCTTGTGTTATAAGTGGGATGGACGAGGGTGATAACCTCATTGGACATGTTGGCTCTCCTAATCCAGCTTGTGGTGAGCTTTATACTGGCTTCGGAACTAAATATACAATTTGAATCGTTATGTGATTTTAAtgcatttctttttttttcagaaataaaGCTTGTGGATGTCCCGGAAATGAACTATACATCGGCAGATCAGCCCAATCCCCGCGGCGAAATTTGTGTGAGGGGTCCTATTGTTTTTAGAGGCTATTACAAAGATGAAGTTCAAACGTATGAACACCTAATTGCATTACAAGTTCCCGCTTTCACTAACCAAATTgtacttcaaaaatataatccTTTCAGTAAAATGTTTCTATCTTCAGGAAGGAAGTGGTTGATGAAGATGGATGGCTTCACACTGGAGATATAGGCCTGTGGCTTCCGGGAGGACGTCTACAAATTATTGACAGGTACTTTAATTGTTATCCACTGTTTCATTAGTAACTACAAATGCTTTGGCTCACAAAGACTGAAGGCCTCTTCTTTATTTGAATCGAGAATCATCTTAGTAAACTTTCCTCAATTATTTGAATAGGAAGAAGAACATCTTCAAGTTGGCGCAAGGGGAGTACATAGCTCCAGAGAAGATTGAAAACGTGTATGCCAAATGCAAATTTGTGGGACAATGCTTCATATATGGTAAGCGAATCtttttttctaaattgtttTGTTGAGTATTTGCATAACTCTTTCCCCATCTCACATgttatccatttttttttcaggtgaTAGCTTTAATTCATCATTGGTCGCTGTTGTATCGGTTGATCCAGATGTGCTTAAAAGCTGGGCCGCTTCGCAAGGCATTAAGGTGATATAAGTATAACTTACCTTCACCAAATTATTAATTATCTCAGATGTAACACTAGAAAAGTAACCTTATACAAGTATATGCTAAATGCAGCATGGAGATCCGAGGGAATTGTGCAATAACCCGAGAGTGAAAGCAGCAGTAGTATCTGACATGGACGCTGTTGGAAGAGAAGCTCAGGCAATTGCATCTCAGAAACATTTATTTAATCTAATCTTTGGTTACTATTCTCAAAAACACCATCATCACTGACTAAGACTTTTCTTTTTGATGCAGTTGAGAGGCTTTGAGTTTGCAAAAGCTGTGACGTTGGTGCTGGAGCCATTCACGCTAGAAAATGGCTTGTTGACACCGACGTTAAAGGTAAGTAGATCAATAAGTTCCgaattatataatatacttCGTTCAAACTTAGCTATTAAAGGTGAATTCAATTAGGAATGTGAAATGAAACTGATTGAAATGTTTGCTGCAGATTAAGAGACCACAAGCAAAGGAATATTTCGCAGAAGCAATAACAAACATGTACAAGGAGCTTGCTGCTTCTGATCCCACCCACCGCTAATAAAGCTTTGTGATTCCAGAGTGATTAATAACAACAAGTCCACCCAAACtgtattctttttcatttttattcttgcTACATATTTATTGAATGCTCGTCAACGTAATAAAGGTGCTACATTATATACATACTAATAAGTTTTTCTGTGTAATAAAGAAAGGCAAAACATTCTGAATTCGTTTTTTCATTGCAGATTCATCGAACCTATCACGAAACGACGATTCTTTATTAGCTTGCTATGTTTTGGGTCTTTTCTTTACCACAGAAACTGGTCAGAACAATGTAAAACCTTGTCTATAAGTGGATGTGATAACAAATTATCAAAGCCTAAATGATAATCTCTGCATCTAGTCATATCCAAATAAATCTGTTCACATCTGTTATATAACAATACATCCAAAATCGATTGTGATTTTGGAGATTAGGCTCAGATCCACACGCCACGATAGTGCTAGTTTTTATAGCTTTGGTAAATACTGTTATGCTGCTTTACTATCTTAAGAAATTTAAATGTTGTTTTTATCTTAAGAAAGTCAAATTATCAAAGCCTAAATGCTGATCTCTGCATCTagtcatattcaaatatatctGTTCACATCTGTTATCCAAAATCGATTGTGATTTGGAGATTAGGCTCAGATTCACACGCAACAATAATActagtttttttagtttttgaaattaCTGTTATGTTGCTTTACTATCTTAAGAAAGTTAAATGTTGTTTTAATTTCGggtataacaaaacaaaaccgaaaaaaacaaatttaggaTCCGGTTAAGCTTTGATATATGGTTATTGAGTGGATCGGTTCGGTTAACCGGGCTAGACATCCCCAATCTGATGGTAAATGAAGATTTGACTGtgtaatccaaaaaaaaaataagttggtaaAAGAGAAAACAAGATTATGATCTACAGTTGCAACTTAAAAGCCATACCGTAACCGTGGAACTCGCATGTGCTATTTCGGAACCACAATCCCATTTTTAGACAAGTCTGGATCACACTTTGGTCTGTGATTATTTGTCGTGTCCTATAAATATAAGATCTGCTTCATCCTCTATCTAACAGAGTCTGTCATTTCAAGCAGGGTCTCTGTCTCCTTCCTTCAGTTTCCTTCATGTTTCATCTTTAgctaacacacaaaaaaaacttttgtatatatctAACTTTACATATATACTGAGTTTGAGTGGTGGTGTCTGATCCATATTCACCAAACCATGGCTGTTGTTGTATCATCTAACGGGAACGCTCCTGCTTTCGAAGCCAAGTTGACTGTCTATGTCTTTATCTGCGTTGTCATTGCTGCTTTCGGCGGTTTGATCTTCGGTTACGACATCGGAATTTCCGGTTTACTCTCTTTCTTGTGTCTCAAGTTATctcttcttgattttttttctttttagctaATGTTAATGACctgtgatttaaaaaaaaggtGGAGTGACGGCTATGGACGATTTCTTGAAAGAATTTTTCCCTGCTGTGTGGGAGAGGAAGAAGCACGCACATGAGAATAATTACTGCAAGTATGATAACCAGTTCTTGCAGCTGTTCACATCTTCTCTTTACCTAGCCGCGCTCGTTGCCAGCTTCTTCGCTTCAGCCGTTTGTTCTAAACTCGGAAGGAAGCCCACGATGCAGTTCGCTTCTATCTTCTTCTTGATCGGTGTGGGACTAACCGCGGGAGCGGTTAACCTCATCATGTTGATTTTTGGAAGAATCTTGCTTGGCTTTGGTGTTGGCTTTGGCAACCAggtacatatataattaactcTCTGGGACATAGCCGTAATGGAGCAGTTAAACAGGATTTtcgtataatatatatattttaattaaagatataaattagaatttttttaacgctatgatattacaattatgagaaatGTTACAATTagaatttaaaactttaaaattttagatatattttaaaatttaaaacttataaattaaaacaaaaacacttTAAACAAAAATAGATGAGACTAATAACTTTTGAAACTACATTATTTTATCAaacatttgttattattttttcctGAACATGGTctagaaataattttaaacaaaatttgcATGTACCTTACATTTTCAGGCAGTGCCGCTTTTCTTGTCGGAGATTGCTCCAGCACAGCTCAGGGGAGGTCTCAACATTGTGTTCCAACTCATGGTCACAATAGGAATCCTAATAGCCAACCTTGTCAATTACTTCACTGCCAAGGTACATCCTTACGGTTGGCGTATTGCTCTCGGTGGAGCCGCGATTCCCGCCGTTTTCCTTCTCTTCGGTTCACTGATCATCTGCGAGACTCCCACGAGCCTCATCGAGCGCAACAAGAACGAAGAAGGCAAAGAGGCACTAAGGAAGATCAGAGGAGTTGAAGATATCAATGAAGAGTATGAATCTATCGTCCATGCTTGTGACATTGCGAGTCAGGTCAAGGACCCTTTCAGGAAACTGTTGAAGCCAGCGAGTCGCCCACCGTTCATCATCGGAATGCTTCTCCAGCTTTTCCAGCAGTTTACTGGAATCAATGCTATTATGTTCTATGCACCGGTTCTGTTCCAGACCGTTGGTTTTGGAAGCGAAGCAGCTCTTCTCTCCGCGGTTATCACGGGAACTATCAACGTTCTCAGTACGTTCGTCGGGATCTACCTCGTCGACAAGACTGGTCGGAGATTCCTTCTTCTACAATCTTCCGTTCACATGCTAATTTGCCAGGTCCTTAAACCTATCTGTTGCGTCTTAAATATAGGTTTCTTGCTACACAAGTAATCATCTAAACCTAACAATTTCTTGAAACAGTTGATCATTGGAATCATCCTAGCGAAAGACTTAGGCACGACGGGGACACTCGGGAAGCCACAAGCGCTAGTGGTTGTGATCTTTGTGTGCGTTTACGTGATGGGATTCGCGTGGTCATGGGGACCTTTAGGATGGCTGATTCCTAGCGAGACTTTCCCACTAGAGACACGAAGTGCAGGGTTCGCCGTTGCTGTCTCGTGCAACATGTTCTTCACGTTCGTGATCGCGCAGGCTTTCTTGTCGATGCTTTGCGGGATGAGATCGGggatattcttcttcttcagtgctTGGATCGTTGTGATGGGACTGTTTGCGATGTTCTTCATACCGGAGACTAAAGGAGTGGCTATTGATGATATGAGGGAGAGTGTGTGGAAGCCTCATTGGTTCTGGAAAAGGTATATGCTTGATGAGGATGATGTGGAGAAGAGAAACTGATTGAAGTCAATATGTCTCTCTtgtgtgtttttcttttcatgttACTTTGTTGATGTTTGTATAACTCTTTCGTTACTTGTGTTGTTTCGTGGGACAAATAGTGTAATAATACCAACCTGTTGATTCAGGTTAGGTGTTTTTATCAATGAAATTCCATGAAAATTTCTCTAACAATTTATGATAAGAATCCTATGTTTTTATAGTATAGGTTTCTTGGTCCACAAGTAATCCTCTAAACTAACAAACCTATTGATTCTGATTAGGTGTTTTTATCAATGAAATTCCATGAAAATTTCtttaacaattaattatttacttatatatgttatttttttgaagaatgttaaatttattcactcaaaaaaatatttttttacaacatGTGTTAACACGTGATTTAGTACTTTGAAATATAAAACTTTGCTTATATATGTTTTGATAATATAATTCtatgaaagaaaagaagattTTATGTTTTGGTGGAGAGCACCACATGACGTAATCCGGGAACAGGAACTTTACCCTGGACAAGTCCAcctagaaaacaaaacaaattaattaaaaagggtttgagaaaatgaaaagaaaactaACTTATGGTCGTCAAGGACGAGGACAAgtacaaacaaacacaaagtGGATAAGCATTCGCATGATTTCTAACTTTTAGAGAGAAAATTGAAAAACCATCTTGTATGGTTTTGAAGAGAAACGGATGTTGACATTTGAAGATAAAATAGATTTATGCTCTAAAGAGTTTATTGAAAACCTAATAGCTCATAGAACTTTATTGAATGATAAAGAAACTAAAGAGAGGAAGCTTGAGAATTGTCACCGAGAGTTAATAAGATTGATTGATATCATAAAAAGGGTTTCATGTGGCTACAACTATGACAACCAAAGTTACATACTAGCAATCACTCTAATGACATATATAGTGGTTTATAAAACCCTAGTTACATAGTTACATAAGCTTCTTAATGGATCATAAGATGGGCTTCAATAACGTagaaaacaattacttttaaaGCTGAACAATTGCTTTAGTAAAAACTCTACAATTTAGTAACTGTTCATCTTTAAAAGCAATCGTTCCCTAAGTTTATCTTCAAAACCATACCAGATcatttctcaatttttttttctaaaagttaGAATTAactaaactatatttttaaaatatggaagcaaaaaaaacttggataaaatattaaataacagAAAAACTAAATTGGAAAATAATAAGCATAATATAAGTataatctaagaaaatataaaggtaatgtttttcaatttattattttttctcatggttttaaaaatcaaaattattgATAATATATGAAGTTTTTCCACTTTTGTTATTTGTTGATTTTTTATGAGTTATGGCTGACGTTCTTTTCAGTCCACAAGTATAATAAGTGTTTTATTACAAATCCAacttttctaattttattattactatgaatttttttaatccaaaatcaacatcctaaaaataaaaatatgaaacaaaaaacaTCTTTAATATATTGATTACCAAtatgaatattaaaattatatataatattaatttaaaatatatccaatataataatttgaaatttgtattaaaaatattaaaaataagtttgttaagtatatatatatatactaattcaCACATGGTTTTGCATTCTATATTCTAGTCCCAtagactatatttgcgaagtgattttgccacatgtcctttttacaatcaatttcacaaaataaatatgacatggctactgaaattgatgacatgtcttATAGTTTAATATTATGTGTTTTCCTACACCATGTGCAgtgataattttttaaaaagttaaattatatttaaaatgaaatttattaatattatatattttatttttttgactaatatttaatataaagttgacTATTTAagcataaattaagaaaaaaatttgtttattttaaattacatttaataatatatatgtaatatatttaaaatttgaatcttagattaattttttatctatttattttggttaaatgtattaaatcaacttgtataaaattactaaaaaatcacatagattaaaaattataactaatcaatatttataaaatttgtagatatctaaaagaaactaatgaaaTTACGATTAACaacttattaattttttaaaaaagatgtagaaaattttgaaaatattagtaataaaaattgtataattataaaaatataattaaataatgtatttcgaaatttataatgcatatttcaatatatttattttagtgatgatttataaattattaccatattttaagaagtttaacaaaaatataaatcaacattaaatgtaatatattagttattgtcatattctatatagtttaccaaaaatatatgtcagtaataaatgtgataataactcatatattacatttaatgtcaatttatatttttggaaatttttttagaatatgagaATAACttataaatcatcattaaaataaatatattcaaatatggcgttataaatttcaaaatataatttaattatatatttttaaattatacaattttattactaaaatttttaaaaatgtatacaattttttttagaacgttataaaaatttgatcataaaatcataattttcttatatatctacaaattttataaatattatttaattttatttttttggtaattatgcaacttttacaaatttatttaatatatttaattaaaataactagatagaaaaatctatctaagattataatttcaaatatatacatgcataatcttaaatataatttttatgtttaattaaataaaattt is drawn from Brassica rapa cultivar Chiifu-401-42 chromosome A05, CAAS_Brap_v3.01, whole genome shotgun sequence and contains these coding sequences:
- the LOC103854439 gene encoding long chain acyl-CoA synthetase 6, peroxisomal encodes the protein MDSSSAARRRINSIHSHLVTSSRSSPLLRSNPTAGEFCLDNGYSVALPEKLSTGDWNVYRSARSPFKLVSRFPDHPDIATLHDNFEHAVHDFRDYKYLGTRVRVDGTVGDYKWMTYGEVGTARTAIGSGLVHHGITMGSTVGIYFINRPEWLIVDHACSAYSYVSVPLYDTLGPDAVQFIVNHANVQAIFCVAETLNSLISGLSEMPSVRLVVVVGGLNESLPSLPASAGVKVVSYSVLLNQGRSKPQPFVPPKPDDVATICYTSGTTGTPKGVVLTHANLISNVAGSSFSVKFFSSDIYISYLPLAHIYERSNQILTVYFGVAVGFYQGDNMKLLDDLAALRPTVFSSVPRLYNRIYDGINNAVKSSGGLKERLFNAAYNAKKQALLNGKNASGIWDRLVFNKIKDKLGGRVRFMTSGASPLSPEVMEFMKICFGARVLEGYGMTETACVISGMDEGDNLIGHVGSPNPACEIKLVDVPEMNYTSADQPNPRGEICVRGPIVFRGYYKDEVQTKEVVDEDGWLHTGDIGLWLPGGRLQIIDRKKNIFKLAQGEYIAPEKIENVYAKCKFVGQCFIYGDSFNSSLVAVVSVDPDVLKSWAASQGIKHGDPRELCNNPRVKAAVVSDMDAVGREAQLRGFEFAKAVTLVLEPFTLENGLLTPTLKIKRPQAKEYFAEAITNMYKELAASDPTHR
- the LOC103854438 gene encoding sugar transport protein 6, whose amino-acid sequence is MAVVVSSNGNAPAFEAKLTVYVFICVVIAAFGGLIFGYDIGISGGVTAMDDFLKEFFPAVWERKKHAHENNYCKYDNQFLQLFTSSLYLAALVASFFASAVCSKLGRKPTMQFASIFFLIGVGLTAGAVNLIMLIFGRILLGFGVGFGNQAVPLFLSEIAPAQLRGGLNIVFQLMVTIGILIANLVNYFTAKVHPYGWRIALGGAAIPAVFLLFGSLIICETPTSLIERNKNEEGKEALRKIRGVEDINEEYESIVHACDIASQVKDPFRKLLKPASRPPFIIGMLLQLFQQFTGINAIMFYAPVLFQTVGFGSEAALLSAVITGTINVLSTFVGIYLVDKTGRRFLLLQSSVHMLICQLIIGIILAKDLGTTGTLGKPQALVVVIFVCVYVMGFAWSWGPLGWLIPSETFPLETRSAGFAVAVSCNMFFTFVIAQAFLSMLCGMRSGIFFFFSAWIVVMGLFAMFFIPETKGVAIDDMRESVWKPHWFWKRYMLDEDDVEKRN